Sequence from the Cucumis sativus cultivar 9930 chromosome 1, Cucumber_9930_V3, whole genome shotgun sequence genome:
TGGATCCTTCACAGATGAGACCAAATCAACATTTTCTGTGGCTGATGAAGATCATACACTTGCAAATACTCTCAGATACACTTTGAACCAAGAGTATGACCTCTTATTCAGTTATTCTTGAgtgaatattttgaaatgttaacaTGACATGGACAAGCCAAAGAATTTGCAGTTCTTGGACTACTTATCTTTTCTAACCATTTCATCACTGATTTCTATTAATTCGTGACATAACTAATTAAACAGATTCTTGGTTCTTGTGAACATATCATCAAAAAGGTCCTTGAAAAGTTAATTAGGATCTAGCTGGTTTcgattattgttatttattctttagtaaatcatattcagACATACTTTTAAATGGCTTGCAATGATCTTGCAGTCCAAGAGTGACATTCTGTGGATACAGCATCCCTCATCCTTCAGATAATCGAGTTAATATTCGAGTTCAGACAACAGGTAATTTGTCTCTTTAAAAGTGGAGCCGATTGGTTCCCATTTAGGACATGTTTTCTAATGGTTAGATTTGGTCTTTCTGTTTTTATGCTTTATACACATCCAATCTATGCATCCATGAGATATATAGCTTATGGATCTATGGGAAGTGTGATcctctttaaagaaaaatctttcAGTAAAATCACCTTGTTGCTTAGCTAGAACCAACCCCGTTATTTTTAtaagcatataaatatatgttttagtaTTCATATGAAAGGTTGTATCTATTTAGTTTCATAACTTTAACAAGATTCAATtgtctatttaaaatttgaatagttAACCATCATGGATTGGTGTACTGGTTAAAAAGGAGATATAGTCTCAATAGCTAATTAAGACGTCATGGGTTCAATCCATGGTGGCTACCTACCTAAGAGTTAATTTTCTACGACTTGGCAATTAGGACATACCCACTATTGTCTAATcaacaataatgttaataaCTATGACTACACATGACTATACATGATTAATTATACTTGCAAAGTGTGCAAACCatatttaaaacttgaaataCTTAGGCGCAACCATAGTTGGAGTTCCATTATTGATTACTAGGGAAAACAAAGCACATGGAAATATGGTAGGAGCAATATAGCAAACAGAAGACTATCAGCAATTTAGCATTACTGAAAGAAAGGTTAATTATGGTTGAATTAAGCTGGATTTTTTATTGAACATGGTAGGTGATCCTGCGAGAGAGGTTTTGAAAGATGCTTGTCAGAACTTGATGGTGGTGTGCCAACATGTGAGGAACACATTTGACAAAGCTGTGCTTGATGTCAAACTCACCAACCCTGTGCGAGACATTAATATCAAATAGAATGGgaacctttctttttctttgtcttgtaatttatttatttacttttctgGTTCAATACTTATTGTAGTTTATAGTTCGTTAAGATGGGTTTGTTACTGGCTTTGGAAAAGATTCATTCCATTGAATTTTGCTTACTTTTACTGTTATCTTAACTGATGGCTGATGCTCTCCCTCAGGCTTGACAGAATTGCAATCGAGAGTGTCTTTACCAATTGAGTTGTGTTTGCGTTTAGAAAcgacaaaattttatatagatgTATAGAAATATTGATTGGTATAATAGTTTAGAGAAAAAAGCTAGTTGATTGTAAGGTTTCTAACCAATGATACTTGTACGTTAGAAAGAGTTAGAAAGTATTGATGATACACATGTACACATTAGCTTAATGACAATATATTCATTCTCCAATAGTGAAGCATCTTGTAAGGTTTCTAACCAAAATTCTCTAATGTCCAAAAAAGAATACATGTGCGTTGTTTTAAGTGTGCATATGTGATGGAGAGCAAGTTTAGTGACCAAATTATAATACAGTTAAACTGGTTCTTGGTCAAGTATCATCTTCACCGAATTAGTTTGATAGTCTTCTACCTCTTTTCagatttttctaattttatttaatggaTCCATGTTGATGCAAAATTATCTACTTCATCAATGGAATTACTAAATCcaattttattcaaatctaaaggttttttttatcCCGATTGCTCCTCTCAAAATCAATcttaataatttctttcacATAATTATTCCACGGCCCCGCCCTCGAAAtgtaaacaagaaaaaaaataatctccaCTCTCTCCATTTCCCGTTTGGAATGGGTTCCATATGGgttaaataaatatctctATTTAGCATGCCTTCAAGTAAAGTTTGATCACCTTGCTTGTGGAGTGTTTAAACTTGAAGTAACGAACTAGCTAGTTCTCCTTATCTCTTACCTTCGATCAAAGGATAATCCaaaaatctaacaatttttcttgGATTGTGTCGAATTGATTGaagttttagaatttgatattaGAGGTTAACCAATTGGttcctaaatttaaaatgttagaatcttcatttcattttctcaatcttatattccaaaaatatatatatatatatttattggaAGTTCATCTTACTCTCTTTCCTACCCTATTAATAATTGGATACTCACATCATAAcaatttatgtaattattttatcttctttttaatttatatattcttaatatAGAGTATTAATTAGAAAGAGAAGAACATGGCCTATTTTCTTAGTATTATAAAGTTAATTACCATACTCTATAAAGATATACCacacatatttttcttcatatatatttttgtagaccttgttttaattttagtagATCTCATGTGTGGACTTAAGTGAATTAAGTGTGTAAAGTAGAAAATTATCGGACTGACCAATATGGTTTTGGGAAAAGGATAAAGTCTAACTtagaagaaattaataattaaggagCTTACCTTTAATCTGTTTTTAGTGGTTTGGTTATgtatatctaaatatttttttagtaaagttGTGGGTATTAACTCCTTAATTAATATGGACAAAACTACTACGTTTCACCTAATTTTAGGTTTGGTATTCCGATGTCCATTTCATTTCCTAATCATATCTTTTCcaaacattttcatattaatacaacataacattcaatatttgatAATCCTATACATTATtccaaataataacaataattgttCTTCTTATTATCATTGATAATCCTATAATTAGGTGAATTATCAAACAATACtttcatcattatttattttaggggtctcaaattataaaatttattagacaTCAAACTTGTGACGCACACAATTACAAGTccaaaaatttattgacattttttaaggACAATTTGCaactaaatttaaagtatttatacaacatttttgaaaaatcaatagaCTTCTATAATTGATGGACTCTGAAAATTGATCAACGATAGAAGGTTTcacatataaattttgttatatttgtaatctTTTTTGGTATGCATAATGATTATCTCCAAAATTACTATCCAGATTacaattatcttttttttatatgtatgtttAAATCAATGTTTTTGCCTAAGGAGTTGGAAAGTCGAATTGAGGGTGTACTCTTTGTTTGGCCTAAGTATCCATGTATCTCAATACTAAATAACATgaattttatactttaattaaCTCATTTAATGGTAAATCATAAACTAACTGTATTAGAAAGTTGAGACTAAACTTGGAAATTGAAATATAGGGGAAAAAACGTTTTTGCTCTCTAGGGTTTCAAAATTCTACttttaacctaattttcttACTAACCACTTGCTTCCATATGGAGTGATAATTgtttactaattaatttaaaataaaatataattaattaagtttcactctttttttatcagtattaattttttttgttttaaattgttttattcctaattattttaaagtaattaatatGCAACAAATCAAAGTGAGtgatgtttaataaaaattaaagttaaaaacataaattgtgAAACATAGAGTAAAAGCGTTTTGAGAATCATGTGAATAAATTGAATACAAACTCATAAATTTAGAACTAAACGTATTACCTTTTAAAACCTAAccactaaataaaaactataccTAAAAATAGAGatagaaaaaatgtattttcccTCACaatcacacacacaaacacatatatattcgTGTATTCATTTATGCTAAAAACACTTTAAAGGGCAATTTAGtcttttcaaataatagtCAAATCCAAATCACAAGATAATAATCCCAACTCCCTAAGTCATTTATCTTCTCCCCtatcatctctctctctctcgctctTCCCTTCAATAGTTTGGCAAATTCAACCAAACTCCAATTATGAATTACAAAGATAACccatcaaatattttgataaaataaaagtgttCTTTTTTTGGCCATTGCTTAATCTTTGGCTAACTCCAAATCCAACACAcacattttctctttcttccccTCTAAGCATCACCcaccaaataaacaaaatccaTACTTTCTATCTTATATGGCTTATCCACCCAAAAAATGAGTATCATATAACATGATTGTTCTTCCTAAGATGGTGGAGATTTCAAGAACCtccaagaaaaaaaggttCTTGAATTTCAATATCATCAATCATAGAAAGAATACACTAATTTGCTTCAAATCTTCCAAATACCTTCTTCTTTCTACTTGTTTTTCCTTCTATGTCTTCACTTCTTTTCTCCTAACCCATAATAATAGCCCAAATcatccaaatttaattcatcATCTCTCCAATTCCAAACCCTTTCCTTCAAAAGCTCTTGTTGAATCCACTTTTGATTATTATGGCAATACCAACGACTTGAAAGTTTTCGTCTACGACTTGCCGCCCGAATTCAACGCCAATTGGCTTTCTGACGCCCGGTGCGGTGGTCATTTGTTTGCTTCTGAGGTGGCCATTCATAAGGCTCTTTTGACGAGCCATGTAAGGACTTTGGACCCTTCTGAAGCtgatttcttctttgttcCTGTTTATGTTTCTTGTAATTTTAGCTCCTTTAATGGCTTTCCGGCTATTGCTCACGCTCCTTCTCTTTTGGCCTCTGCGGTCGACGTCATCTCCGGTCAATTCCCGTTTTGGAACCGTAGCCGTGGCTTTGACCACGTCTTCGTTGCCTCTCATGACTATGGCGCTTGTTTCCATTCCTTGGTAAGAAAGAATTACAATTGGctgaaataatattaaatttatctttatctGATTTGAGgaaatttaatacaaacatcaaaatagtGGTCTAAGAAGTGGTGTGTCCACACATGAAAATGTTATTtcctttcaaattaatttatattgatCTCAATCAGATGATTTACCTAATAATAATTGAACATCATCCATGATTTAacgtgaaaaaaatattttcaatttcatctgCTATGTGATTAGGGTGTCCTCAAAACCCAATTACGGAATAGTATAGTGcgtattatttactttaatttagtttataggTAATATggcttttaattaatgttcaaatgaattttctttgaaaaaaattgatttaagtAATTGAAAGATTATGGATATAATAATTGGGAAGTTGATTTAacttttgtgtttgtttatgtttgaaaatattgaaggAAGATATGGCAATAGCAAACGGAATACCGGAATTCTTGAAGAACTCAATCATTTTACAGACTTTTGGAGTCAAATATAAGCACCCATGTCAAGATGTTGAGAATATTTTAATACCACCTTATATTTCGCCGGAATTCATGGAACCCGCCGTCGTTGACGGCCGCCGGAGAGACATATTCGCATTTTTCCGGGGAAAAATGGAGGTCAATCCCAAAAACGTCGGTGGCCGATTCTACGGCAAGTAaggaaatgtttttttaaagaaaaaacaaagattgtctttatttattatatatttatcctTATTTTGTGTGTATTTTGAAATGGATTTTTAATTTGGGTGGTGGCTTTGACTTTCTTCAGGCGTGTTCGGACGACGATTTGGAAGAAATTCCACCGTGACCGGCGGTTTTACCTCAGAAGGCATCGATTTGCCGGTTACCGGTCAGAGATTGCCCGTTCTGTTTTTTGCTTATGTCCTTTGGGGTGGGCCCCGTGGAGTCCGAGGTTGGTTGAATCAGTTGCACTTGGTTGCGTCCCGGTCATCATAGCCGACGGTATCCGCTTGCCGTTTCCTTCCGCCGTGGACTGGCCGGGAATATCGTTGACAGTGGCGGAGAAAGACGTCGGAAAATTGAGGAAAATTCTCGAACGCGTGGCGGCGACCAATCTCACCGCCATTCAAAAAAACCTGTGGGACCCTAAAAACCGGCGGGCCCTTCTGTTCcataacccaacccaaccacAAGACGCCACGTGGCAAGTTCTAAGTGCCCTGGCGGAGAAGTTGGACCGATCGTTTAGGAGTCTTAGGGTTCTGAACCAATAAAACGAAGACACGTAGGATGCAAGAAGCATTCATTcgttgaatatataaaaatgtgttttggTTTCACCGGGGACGCGTGGTGGGTTTTGATTTGAAGAGGAGACACGTGGCCAATGGTAAAGAGGTGATGGTTAGAAATCGATCGGTTTGTAACTTTAGGGAAATAGTtagtttaaacttaaaatgGGATAGTGACATCCAACCCCTacagaaaagagaagaaaaaccacaattttataaatgtaagtgtttaaatttgttaaagtcTAAATTCATagaattaaaagtaaaaaaaaaataataataataaaagtctaAAATCAAAGACTTTCAAAAGAATAGTTAATGCTCTAATTAAGATacgtaaaataattaatttaaaaccactaataattttaaatttagttacgTTAGACATTAGTTAAAGTTTGaactatttaatatattgttgtattaattaattatttaattacttagctataaaagtttagttcaattaatattgatattttttctttaagacaAGGGGTTTGTGTAAATAAAGATTTTAAggataatattaattaaatagttaagattataaaatatgtactagttgaaattttatagCGTGTgtgaataatataattatttaattaaaactagCTGTGATGAGTAATTGATATTAACTTATTGATCAttaggttatatttttaatgtccATAtcccataaataaaaattccaATTGCAGGGAGGGtagattataataaaactcatatatatcaaatgaGTTTCAAAAGTTGAGATGGTAGAGGAGAAAACGCTAATGTTATACCTCATATTGATATACTtcaaaaattgatataaaatttgtcatatgtacaaaatattttacattttattatatatactaatattttgGGCTTAATTATTATACTTGTATCAATTTATTAATGATGAGGCACATAGTTGATGTGAACCGTGCTACATTCTTTAACATTATCCATCCAAAAAGATGGTGCAATTTTAGTGTCACATTCTCTCTAGTTGGATTGtgacatttaatttaagtCAAATTTGGTTGcctttcatatatttttaccaaaattttctaataaactATGTTTGTGATTGACACTCAAAGGCGTGTATTAGTACATGTTTGGGAGTGATTTTAAAACTGTTAAAACCACTTTTGTTCAAAATCTATGTGACGAATTACATCTTTTATATTCACCaaaaatgtagttttgaaaGTGCTAAAATTCATTCATAATTGTATACCTTAAGTAGAATACAACATACCATCCACAAATCTACCACGTTCCAATTTCAACTAAAACATTTTctgatttatatttaatggaATTGAATAATGATTAAACCAagtaaagaaattttgttggattGGTCTagttggtttttaaaattttgacgAAAGTTGTTAAAttccattatttattttaaaaaataataataacacaacTTGATAAAGTCAATAAAGTTTTACGACTCAAAGTACATAAATACACGAAAGtgacaacaattttttttctacttattatcatttttttaaaaaaagagattttcattcaacatttagatttagtagtttaatatatgaatgaaGGGAGATgtcatataaattttattttttgttagcaattattatattaaaattttgtaaaatagaaCAATAATTGTAtattggttattttaaaagaagaaaatgcaatttagaaaggaaaaaaaaaagaataaagcaGAAatgtttgtgaagaagaagaaaaggcatttaaaaaatagggcAACAGTGTCCTACCCCTTATGTCTTATGCCTGTGGGTGGAGAACTACCCGACAAATCTCTCCTCTTTCTTTGACAACCAATCTCTACATTCTCAACGTCtaccaataaaatataaatgacgTTCAAACATAAACAACTCCATATACATAAACATTCAAATCGTGTCCTTCCACATATGATTTCTAGATACGTACCACTACATCCATGTGttttgataatcattttcGTTTGTTGTTCCTCAAATTTAGAATCGTTTATGAAAATTGGACAAAACCAGAGAAGCTattgaaaatagtttattccaattatgtttccatttttcttgattttatttcttttttattttacaatctTTAGTTGGTTGATTGGTGGGGGAGACATACTTATACTTAATTTTGGCCTAAACATGTTGAGTTcaaattccaattttaatgacctttttatttctatttaatatttcttagTTTATCTCTTTCATtgctttattaattttttcatatatatgtttaatattttttaatttgtttatattttgttctactcttagtttttttttataattatatgttaaaactttattttgaattttgaattttcaatattttaggTTAATGTATTATTTGAGTTACAAATTGtagatctaattttaaattttcttttctatttagctatatctattttatattttatgtttatatgtttaatttaattttaaattttagtttgatcgacatttatatttatatattatttttaacttctaaatttaaattatgaatatgtattatttaaatattttctataattttaatttcaaacttttcaatataCATGCTTATatgtcattttaaatttaaattgatagtATAATCGAAATTAGTAAGAATTTTACCTTATATAATTTTACTAAATAATCATCTAgtttatctttaatattttatacataataatataattaatttgaattagagaaatgaattaattcaaacaatatttcaaatccaattttaaccaaatatgattaataaaaaattattgtattatagttattaattttataacgAATTTTTTGTGTACTTGATAATgttaatgttttatatttttttttcatattttaatgaaattatatatttttttattattgatctaattaaattatatttgaaataaaaaaaatacgcaaaaatgttagaaaaaagaacacaaaaaaagaacGAGAAATGAttgtaaaataagtttatgtttctatttctttaaaaataaacagaaGACGAGGGTGGTTATCAAACATAgtcttgtttcttgttctaaaaaaagaaacaatgaataagaaatatgaaacaagaaacaagaaagagtaaacaaaaatgttatcGAACATACCCTTAGTGGCATTTAATGGGTTTTGTTAGAGATACATGTGggttaaattacaaagaaaTTGGATGTTTGGTGGAATTTTTGGacaatttctaatttcttatttttattagtatttattatatattttccatatttcGATTGTGTCTCGTttttacaacattttttttcttctattatttcAATCTAACATTTGTTTGTGTAGCATGGTTGAGTATATTTGATATAGTTTAGTCTTTggatataatttaattatatcatttatgCAACATGGTGTCACGTTAAAATGTTCATTCCCCTGCGATCTAACAACATCATTCTTACTTGTCTCAAATGTTTATGAGAGTAAAAGCCTCTCTTACAAATCAACATGAATCATTTCAGCATGTTTTATCCTCACTAACATGCATCCTTGAAAAATTACCAAGAGATCATCCAACATAAAATTACTCTGAGCTAAGCACGCTAcacaaacatataataaataatgacaCACTAAAAAGTTCTCCTAAGATTGAGTCATCGAAAAGAAAGGTGCATCTTGTTAATATAggtagtatattttttttaagtcttaacattacttttatattttcatgatCTCTCTTATTCAAATGTAATATTGGTTCATTCACATCTCCCTCTTAAACTCAAGATGTtacaagaaatatattttcattagaTAATTAGTTTGATCACTTTCTCATTCAATTGCATTAACTGACATGATTATTCTAACACTATGATTTTGACGACATATAAGTTGTTACatttgatttgttacatataacAACTAATTGACTAACCACTTCGAAGAATGCAAGATAGTTTCATGAACACACATACGATTACACTCTCCAGACCTTACGTCAAATCTCAATCTCTTACTTACACTCTAAcaatgaaaaattcaaatcttgtATTGTAACGAAAGAAGCAGCAAAAAAGCATCTTTCTCGATGAAAATGTCCCTCAAATAATGTTGCTAAATGagcagtaaaagaaaaaatgatatgaTCGTAATGAATAGATactcatataaatatataacacaaaAACTAGAAATATGATAAAGTGGTCTGGTAAGGAACGAAATTAGGTTGTTTAATGACAAGTATTTAGGCAATTAATTATTGGTTTAGTGGAAGTGGAAAGAAAGATGACAGACTTGTCCGGCACCCCATCATCCCATCGCCTATCCGATAGCCATCATAAAATTGACCCATTATTTGTCCGCTACCCATCCATCCCATCTTCATACACACTACACATCAGAAGACAGTGATCAAATCAGTTGCCGCCTCTAATCATCCTTTCttcaatcatttcatttctttttttaaataattgttaacaaatcacaactaaataattacatatattAGATACAAATTTCCAATCTCTTGAATACAAACAACAAAGTGTCAGACTTTAGAAACTCTTTAATGgcatttataatttgaatattagAACACACATAACTTGCTATCAGCACACTCATCAAACTAAATGTCTGAAATTTTGGCATACTGATGTTAATTTGTTATTACATCGGTAGactatattcatatatatagtattCTATATTATCGAAAGAAAGATATTCTTCTattatactttcaaataaatatcaacttattagTTAAGGACTTGAACTCTCGTTGATATGGAAAGTCATACAACAGAAGGTATATAAAAATTACCATATCAAgaataaaagtctatcaatgatctATCGTTGATGTCTACATgacatttcaattattaacATGATACAAAGTTTGTCatgaatagaataaaaataattgtctaaggtctattattgatagattaATATCACTATcacttataaaatttaaattgaggtcaatttaaatataaaagaaaattaacttgtattgaaaacatttttataatattttgaaaaggcATATTAGAAATGTTGAAATACTTGGCTTAAagttctttaaaaaagaatcgATAGAAGGGTCTAAAGAACTTTTTAACATTGCTCCACTTGTGGActttaaaataagaagaaaattcaaCAAGTGGAAATGAATGTtagttaaaaaaggaaaaaaaatcgtttaaaatttttgaagaCAAAACATCCATAGACCACCTACtataatatcatattaaatcACCGATTGACTCTAAAGCTTAAATTAATAGGtgaatacaattttaattatatcatccAACTAAGCAAgtcttttatgttttgctTTGGTTTTAGTTACAAATACTATGAAATTCAAAGCTAGAGAACCAATAAatgtgaatttaattatatcatctTAGCGAACAAATccttttgtttgaatttggcTTTGGTTTTAGTTGCAGATACTATGGAGTTCCAAACTAGGAAACCAATAAATATAGTGAGAAAATCAAAGTTGATAGTATATgttgttatgttttatgtaAATTAGAGTATGCTCATtctcatatttaattttcttatatttagtTGCACTTAATTTCTCAATGTCTACATACagatttattaagaaaaacatattagagagacttcatttttctcctaagctgtaaccaaataaaatcaattgcatacaaatattaatactaaaattcaatcatatttaaaaacaaaactttcagCTGGATTTTCTACTcaaatttcctttcttttacgAACAAGTAGACTGCTCACACAAGTATCATCATTAACTTGAAGGAGcaagagaaaacaaatttagatCAATAGTATTGACATGGAGATCGAAAATTCAATCCCCCACTCTACGGTTGTTATACTAAACCCTTAAATAAGTAATTGTTGGGTTTCATCATGGGATTGATTTGATGAGTTTTTGAAGATTGAAcgactttgaatttctaatatatttcATGTAGAATCATTATCCAATGCTTAGAAGATGGTTAAAAAATCTAAGTTGTCcactttaaaaaaagatcACCATATTTGAAACGTTTAGatgaatttgatgaaaatgaacTCAAAATGATGTTATCATTTAccttttgaaaaatgtgttGCTGCTACATGAACTTGTTATCTAGAAATAATTTCAGTTGGCAAAGACATTCACTCTCACTCGAGCAGTAACTTCAGGGTGAAGCTTCAACTCTGCAACATATTCTCCTGTTTCCCTGATCTCGGGAAGATCAACAATCCGTTTGTCAATATCCCTGCACATAATTGTATTATACTTGTATCAGAGGAGAACATTCAAGGATTAAATTGAAGTTTGAGGTGCAGCTCAAAAACATTCTCTAAACTTTAATCATAAAGGTATACgcttaaaatttgtaaaagatcAAGCTTGACTAGCACAA
This genomic interval carries:
- the LOC101216823 gene encoding DNA-directed RNA polymerases I and III subunit RPAC2 → MEHGSFTDETKSTFSVADEDHTLANTLRYTLNQDPRVTFCGYSIPHPSDNRVNIRVQTTGDPAREVLKDACQNLMVVCQHVRNTFDKAVLDVKLTNPVRDINIK
- the LOC101223209 gene encoding probable glucuronoxylan glucuronosyltransferase F8H, with the protein product MIVLPKMVEISRTSKKKRFLNFNIINHRKNTLICFKSSKYLLLSTCFSFYVFTSFLLTHNNSPNHPNLIHHLSNSKPFPSKALVESTFDYYGNTNDLKVFVYDLPPEFNANWLSDARCGGHLFASEVAIHKALLTSHVRTLDPSEADFFFVPVYVSCNFSSFNGFPAIAHAPSLLASAVDVISGQFPFWNRSRGFDHVFVASHDYGACFHSLEDMAIANGIPEFLKNSIILQTFGVKYKHPCQDVENILIPPYISPEFMEPAVVDGRRRDIFAFFRGKMEVNPKNVGGRFYGKRVRTTIWKKFHRDRRFYLRRHRFAGYRSEIARSVFCLCPLGWAPWSPRLVESVALGCVPVIIADGIRLPFPSAVDWPGISLTVAEKDVGKLRKILERVAATNLTAIQKNLWDPKNRRALLFHNPTQPQDATWQVLSALAEKLDRSFRSLRVLNQ